Below is a genomic region from Mucilaginibacter auburnensis.
CTAACATTCTGCACGCCAAAGCCTTAAAATTGTTCCCTATAATTGAGCCAATACTAAAAGCTTACGGCATTCCCGAAGATTTTAAGTATTTGCCACTGGTTGAATCGGGTCTGAAAGAAGGCACATCGCCAAAAGGTGCAGCGGGGTTGTGGCAATTTATGCCGGGTACCGCACGCACTTACGGTTTAAGGGTTAACAAAAAGGTTGATGAGCGTAAAAACGTTGAAAAATCAACCATTGCCGCATGCAGGTATTTAAAAGATCTGTATAACGAGTTTAACAGTTGGACGCTTGCCGCGGCTGCTTATAACAACGGTTCGGTTAAACTGGAACGCGCTATTAGCAAACAAAGCGAAGACAACTATTTTATGATGAAACTTAACCGCGAAACAGGTGCATAT
It encodes:
- a CDS encoding lytic transglycosylase domain-containing protein, with protein sequence MMKKHLVTCSVIVVLLIILKLNTASTVITKPEPKIAQPVITEVPAFVVNNTTEDADNGYSFANEALPVNATVYNKLQKSLKKHSYKHIQSNILHAKALKLFPIIEPILKAYGIPEDFKYLPLVESGLKEGTSPKGAAGLWQFMPGTARTYGLRVNKKVDERKNVEKSTIAACRYLKDLYNEFNSWTLAAAAYNNGSVKLERAISKQSEDNYFMMKLNRETGAYVYSIIAMKEIIKKPKKHGYSEYYAYVNTSPKNFIGTYN